A window of the Hordeum vulgare subsp. vulgare chromosome 5H, MorexV3_pseudomolecules_assembly, whole genome shotgun sequence genome harbors these coding sequences:
- the LOC123396692 gene encoding E3 ubiquitin-protein ligase ATL6-like: MGPAPGRLWLLFLLALAVAELGAAQQNPPPPGGQYYTTNFSPSMAIVIVVLIAAFFFLGFFSVYVRHCYGDNTYAATTLPIGAAAARSRRQQRGLDPAVLETFPTMAYADVKEHKAVKGALECAVCISEFDDDDTLRLLPKCSHVFHPDCIDTWLASHVTCPVCRANLVPGDDADAPAAGDAAPAEPSSVHPAPQPQEPASETEAAHAVVIDVEESEDERIIREETDELTRIGSLKRALRSKSSRGPARFPRSHSTGHSLAARAGTGAERFTLRLPESVLREVVAAGKLRRTQSLVAFTAGRQGSTRRALRLGGDGSSRRGRSVRLGQSGRWPSFLSRTFSAAWGSRSTRRAESDGSSKGGKPAGAGGKSVECNDQACAAGQRV; the protein is encoded by the coding sequence ATGGGACCGGCACCTGGCCGCCTCTGGCTCCTCTTCCTCCTGGCGCTCGCCGTCGCCGAGCTCGGGGCGGCGCAGCAGAACCCGCCTCCGCCGGGCGGGCAGTACTACACGACCAACTTCAGCCCGTCCATGGCCATCGTCATCGTGGTCCTcatcgccgccttcttcttcctcggcttCTTCTCCGTCTACGTCCGCCACTGCTATGGCGACAACACCTACGCGGCCACCACGCTCCCGATCGGCGCCGCGGCGGCGCGCTCGCGGCGGCAGCAGCGCGGGCTCGACCCGGCCGTCCTCGAGACCTTCCCGACCATGGCGTACGCCGACGTGAAGGAGCACAAGGCCGTCAAGGGCGCGCTGGAGTGCGCCGTCTGCATCAGCGagttcgacgacgacgacacgcTCCGCCTCCTGCCCAAGTGCTCCCACGTCTTCCACCCGGACTGCATCGACACCTGGCTCGCGTCCCACGTCACCTGCCCGGTCTGCCGCGCCAACCTCGTCCCCGGCGACgacgccgacgctccggccgccgGCGATGCCGCGCCGGCCGAGCCGTCGAGCGTCCACCCCGCCCCGCAGCCGCAGGAACCAGCGTCTGAAACGGAGGCGGCGCACGCCGTCGTCATCGACGTGGAGGAGAGCGAGGACGAGAGGATCATACGGGAGGAGACCGACGAGCTGACGCGCATCGGCAGCCTGAAGCGCGCGCTGCGGTCCAAGTCCAGCCGCGGGCCAGCGCGCTTCCCGCGCTCGCACTCGACAGGGCACTCGCTCGCCGCACGAGCCGGCACCGGCGCCGAGAGGTTCACGCTGCGGCTGCCCGAGAGCGTGCTCCGGGAGGTCGTCGCGGCCGGCAAGCTCCGGCGGACGCAGAGCCTCGTCGCGTTCACGGCCGGCCGCCAGGGCAGCACGCGCCGTGCGCTCCGACTGGGCGGCGACGGCAGCAGCCGCAGAGGGAGGAGCGTGCGGCTGGGCCAGTCCGGCCGGTGGCCGTCGTTCCTGTCGCGGACCTTCTCCGCGGCGTGGGGGTCGAGGTCGACACGGAGGGCCGAGTCCGACGGGTCGAGCAAGGGCGGGAAGCCGGCCGGCGCCGGCGGCAAGTCAGTGGAGTGCAACGACCAGGCGTGCGCGGCTGGACAACGTGTTTAG